A region from the Lycium barbarum isolate Lr01 chromosome 8, ASM1917538v2, whole genome shotgun sequence genome encodes:
- the LOC132607199 gene encoding B3 domain-containing protein At2g36080-like isoform X3, translating to MSINHFSSQLPTEPLFWYSTKQHYNFMESTSKSSSPNHNNINQFEETEIPKEHLFEKPLTPSDVGKLNRLVIPKQNAEKYFPLNGSISDSGDKGLLLSFEDELGKLWKFRYSYWNSSQSYVLTKGWSRYVKEKKLDAGDIVLFERHRFDGDRQFIRWRRRNAAATITVAPPGGGGGWAHPYPSAGVSYQPGFIHAGRGVMHNQTTTNGNNTRRQVRLFGVNLECEVDESCSEPSTPDGSSSSSHHQQSHEYQGQASQHYYQYQVHYSNPHVVPAAASYNSDSYNNMDMDYSRNVNQMRYHQG from the exons ATGTCCATCAACCATTTCTCTTCACAACTTCCTACAGAACCATTATTCTGGTATAGCACAAAACAACACTACAATTTCATGGAATCAACAAGCAAATCCTCATCTCCAAATCACAATAATATCAACCAATTTGAAGAAACTGAAATCCCAAAAGAACATTTATTCGAGAAACCATTAACTCCTAGCGATGTAGGGAAGCTCAACCGATTAGTCATCCCTAAACAAAACGCGGAAAAATACTTCCCCCTTAACGGTTCCATTAGTGACTCTGGTGACAAGGGATTATTACTGAGTTTCGAGGACGAATTGGGTAAATTATGGAAATTTAGATATTCATATTGGAATAGTAGCCAGAGTTATGTTTTAACTAAAGGATGGAGTCGTTATGTTAAGGAGAAAAAATTAGATGCTGGTGATATTGTTTTATTTGAGCGACACCGGTTTGATGGTGACCGACAGTTTATTCGGTGGAGGAGGAGGAACGCCGCCGCTACAATCACCGTTGCTCCGCcgggtggtggtggtgggtgggCCCATCCTTATCCATCAGCAGGTGTTTCATACCAACCTGGCTTTATTCATGCTG GAAGAGGAGTAATGCACAACCAAACAACAACAAATGGGAACAATACAAGGAGACAAGTAAGGTTGTTTGGGGTGAACCTAGAGTGCGAGGTAGATGAGTCGTGCTCAGAGCCATCGACCCCAGATGGCTCATCATCATCGAGCCACCACCAACAAAGTCATGAGTATCAGGGTCAAGCTAGCCAACACTATTACCAATACCAAGTCCATTATTCCAATCCTCATGTTGTTCCTGCAGCTGCTTCCTATAATAGTGACAGTTACAACAACATG GATATGGATTACTCGAGAAATGTCAACCAGATGAGATATCACCAGGGATAA
- the LOC132607199 gene encoding B3 domain-containing protein At2g36080-like isoform X1 → MSINHFSSQLPTEPLFWYSTKQHYNFMESTSKSSSPNHNNINQFEETEIPKEHLFEKPLTPSDVGKLNRLVIPKQNAEKYFPLNGSISDSGDKGLLLSFEDELGKLWKFRYSYWNSSQSYVLTKGWSRYVKEKKLDAGDIVLFERHRFDGDRQFIRWRRRNAAATITVAPPGGGGGWAHPYPSAGVSYQPGFIHAGRGVMHNQTTTNGNNTRRQVRLFGVNLECEVDESCSEPSTPDGSSSSSHHQQSHEYQGQASQHYYQYQVHYSNPHVVPAAASYNSDSYNNMQATFKNLKQTSMNQKIFWRTKKKKKKRGSNIVNFAAHCQSQTSIW, encoded by the exons ATGTCCATCAACCATTTCTCTTCACAACTTCCTACAGAACCATTATTCTGGTATAGCACAAAACAACACTACAATTTCATGGAATCAACAAGCAAATCCTCATCTCCAAATCACAATAATATCAACCAATTTGAAGAAACTGAAATCCCAAAAGAACATTTATTCGAGAAACCATTAACTCCTAGCGATGTAGGGAAGCTCAACCGATTAGTCATCCCTAAACAAAACGCGGAAAAATACTTCCCCCTTAACGGTTCCATTAGTGACTCTGGTGACAAGGGATTATTACTGAGTTTCGAGGACGAATTGGGTAAATTATGGAAATTTAGATATTCATATTGGAATAGTAGCCAGAGTTATGTTTTAACTAAAGGATGGAGTCGTTATGTTAAGGAGAAAAAATTAGATGCTGGTGATATTGTTTTATTTGAGCGACACCGGTTTGATGGTGACCGACAGTTTATTCGGTGGAGGAGGAGGAACGCCGCCGCTACAATCACCGTTGCTCCGCcgggtggtggtggtgggtgggCCCATCCTTATCCATCAGCAGGTGTTTCATACCAACCTGGCTTTATTCATGCTG GAAGAGGAGTAATGCACAACCAAACAACAACAAATGGGAACAATACAAGGAGACAAGTAAGGTTGTTTGGGGTGAACCTAGAGTGCGAGGTAGATGAGTCGTGCTCAGAGCCATCGACCCCAGATGGCTCATCATCATCGAGCCACCACCAACAAAGTCATGAGTATCAGGGTCAAGCTAGCCAACACTATTACCAATACCAAGTCCATTATTCCAATCCTCATGTTGTTCCTGCAGCTGCTTCCTATAATAGTGACAGTTACAACAACATG CAGGCAACTTTCAAAAACTTGAAGCAAACTTCAATGAACCAAAAGATATTTtggagaacaaaaaaaaaaaaaaaaaaaagaggaagcaATATAGTCAACTTTGCTGCTCACTGCCAGAGTCAGACTTCTATTTGGTAA
- the LOC132607199 gene encoding B3 domain-containing protein At2g36080-like isoform X2, whose product MSINHFSSQLPTEPLFWYSTKQHYNFMESTSKSSSPNHNNINQFEETEIPKEHLFEKPLTPSDVGKLNRLVIPKQNAEKYFPLNGSISDSGDKGLLLSFEDELGKLWKFRYSYWNSSQSYVLTKGWSRYVKEKKLDAGDIVLFERHRFDGDRQFIRWRRRNAAATITVAPPGGGGGWAHPYPSAGRGVMHNQTTTNGNNTRRQVRLFGVNLECEVDESCSEPSTPDGSSSSSHHQQSHEYQGQASQHYYQYQVHYSNPHVVPAAASYNSDSYNNMQATFKNLKQTSMNQKIFWRTKKKKKKRGSNIVNFAAHCQSQTSIW is encoded by the exons ATGTCCATCAACCATTTCTCTTCACAACTTCCTACAGAACCATTATTCTGGTATAGCACAAAACAACACTACAATTTCATGGAATCAACAAGCAAATCCTCATCTCCAAATCACAATAATATCAACCAATTTGAAGAAACTGAAATCCCAAAAGAACATTTATTCGAGAAACCATTAACTCCTAGCGATGTAGGGAAGCTCAACCGATTAGTCATCCCTAAACAAAACGCGGAAAAATACTTCCCCCTTAACGGTTCCATTAGTGACTCTGGTGACAAGGGATTATTACTGAGTTTCGAGGACGAATTGGGTAAATTATGGAAATTTAGATATTCATATTGGAATAGTAGCCAGAGTTATGTTTTAACTAAAGGATGGAGTCGTTATGTTAAGGAGAAAAAATTAGATGCTGGTGATATTGTTTTATTTGAGCGACACCGGTTTGATGGTGACCGACAGTTTATTCGGTGGAGGAGGAGGAACGCCGCCGCTACAATCACCGTTGCTCCGCcgggtggtggtggtgggtgggCCCATCCTTATCCATCAGCAG GAAGAGGAGTAATGCACAACCAAACAACAACAAATGGGAACAATACAAGGAGACAAGTAAGGTTGTTTGGGGTGAACCTAGAGTGCGAGGTAGATGAGTCGTGCTCAGAGCCATCGACCCCAGATGGCTCATCATCATCGAGCCACCACCAACAAAGTCATGAGTATCAGGGTCAAGCTAGCCAACACTATTACCAATACCAAGTCCATTATTCCAATCCTCATGTTGTTCCTGCAGCTGCTTCCTATAATAGTGACAGTTACAACAACATG CAGGCAACTTTCAAAAACTTGAAGCAAACTTCAATGAACCAAAAGATATTTtggagaacaaaaaaaaaaaaaaaaaaaagaggaagcaATATAGTCAACTTTGCTGCTCACTGCCAGAGTCAGACTTCTATTTGGTAA
- the LOC132607199 gene encoding B3 domain-containing protein At2g36080-like isoform X4, with protein MSINHFSSQLPTEPLFWYSTKQHYNFMESTSKSSSPNHNNINQFEETEIPKEHLFEKPLTPSDVGKLNRLVIPKQNAEKYFPLNGSISDSGDKGLLLSFEDELGKLWKFRYSYWNSSQSYVLTKGWSRYVKEKKLDAGDIVLFERHRFDGDRQFIRWRRRNAAATITVAPPGGGGGWAHPYPSAGVSYQPGFIHAGRGVMHNQTTTNGNNTRRQVRLFGVNLECEVDESCSEPSTPDGSSSSSHHQQSHEYQGQASQHYYQYQVHYSNPHVVPAAASYNSDSYNNMNT; from the exons ATGTCCATCAACCATTTCTCTTCACAACTTCCTACAGAACCATTATTCTGGTATAGCACAAAACAACACTACAATTTCATGGAATCAACAAGCAAATCCTCATCTCCAAATCACAATAATATCAACCAATTTGAAGAAACTGAAATCCCAAAAGAACATTTATTCGAGAAACCATTAACTCCTAGCGATGTAGGGAAGCTCAACCGATTAGTCATCCCTAAACAAAACGCGGAAAAATACTTCCCCCTTAACGGTTCCATTAGTGACTCTGGTGACAAGGGATTATTACTGAGTTTCGAGGACGAATTGGGTAAATTATGGAAATTTAGATATTCATATTGGAATAGTAGCCAGAGTTATGTTTTAACTAAAGGATGGAGTCGTTATGTTAAGGAGAAAAAATTAGATGCTGGTGATATTGTTTTATTTGAGCGACACCGGTTTGATGGTGACCGACAGTTTATTCGGTGGAGGAGGAGGAACGCCGCCGCTACAATCACCGTTGCTCCGCcgggtggtggtggtgggtgggCCCATCCTTATCCATCAGCAGGTGTTTCATACCAACCTGGCTTTATTCATGCTG GAAGAGGAGTAATGCACAACCAAACAACAACAAATGGGAACAATACAAGGAGACAAGTAAGGTTGTTTGGGGTGAACCTAGAGTGCGAGGTAGATGAGTCGTGCTCAGAGCCATCGACCCCAGATGGCTCATCATCATCGAGCCACCACCAACAAAGTCATGAGTATCAGGGTCAAGCTAGCCAACACTATTACCAATACCAAGTCCATTATTCCAATCCTCATGTTGTTCCTGCAGCTGCTTCCTATAATAGTGACAGTTACAACAACATG AATACCTAG